A genomic window from Pseudomonas alcaligenes includes:
- a CDS encoding magnesium transporter, whose protein sequence is MNRHYYISDNLDDLEKLESELEAGGIATEQIHVLSERDAEVEQHHLHDVPSILKQDIVHSGRIGSLVGLALAALVLLLAWLNDWTSSPAGWIPFLFLAAALFGFSLWEGSLFGLQRPNEVFRRFADRLHEGKHLFFVDVSAAQEPILNQTIARHPRLELAGTGQASPGWAVSLQHRLHQLRKMM, encoded by the coding sequence ATGAACCGGCATTACTACATCAGCGACAACCTGGACGACCTGGAGAAGCTGGAAAGCGAGCTCGAAGCCGGCGGCATCGCCACCGAGCAGATTCATGTGCTGAGCGAGCGGGACGCGGAAGTGGAGCAGCACCATCTGCACGACGTGCCCTCGATACTCAAGCAGGACATCGTCCACTCCGGGCGCATCGGCAGCCTGGTCGGGCTGGCACTGGCCGCACTGGTGCTGTTGCTGGCCTGGCTGAACGACTGGACCAGCAGCCCGGCAGGCTGGATTCCCTTCCTCTTCCTCGCCGCCGCCCTGTTCGGCTTCAGCCTCTGGGAAGGCAGCCTGTTCGGCCTGCAACGCCCCAACGAAGTCTTCCGCCGCTTCGCCGACAGGCTGCACGAAGGCAAGCATCTGTTCTTCGTGGATGTCAGCGCGGCCCAGGAGCCCATCCTCAACCAGACGATCGCCCGGCACCCGCGCCTGGAGCTGGCCGGTACCGGCCAGGCCAGTCCCGGCTGGGCCGTCAGCCTGCAGCATCGCCTGCACCAGCTGCGCAAAATGATGTGA
- a CDS encoding cold-shock protein: MSVRQTGTVKWFNDEKGFGFITPESGADLFVHYRSIQSSGFKSLKEGQQVSFIAVQGQKGMQADEVQVI, encoded by the coding sequence ATGTCCGTACGTCAAACCGGCACCGTCAAGTGGTTCAACGATGAGAAAGGCTTCGGCTTCATCACTCCGGAAAGCGGCGCCGACCTGTTCGTGCACTACCGCTCCATCCAGAGCAGCGGCTTCAAGAGCCTGAAGGAAGGCCAGCAGGTTTCCTTCATCGCCGTTCAAGGCCAGAAAGGCATGCAGGCTGACGAAGTTCAGGTCATCTGA
- a CDS encoding diguanylate cyclase domain-containing protein gives MFKRLRNNFQLSIITLMGIIGVLGITPYAIYRLLQGNYLVGIADTIIVLSTLAAVVYAWRTGDTEKPGLYLAGVFSVGATLIAINLGVNGLFWIYPLILFNFFMVSPGKAIVATLLVLAGLVGHALWVPGSVFDSHYQMVSFLVTNAMAGVLTFIFAYRTRTQRDQLQLLAIQDPLTGARNRRAMNEELKIAVASKRRHGRPYGVLAMDLDHFKQINDLYGHHAGDQVLVDFVQLIKAGSRQEDRLFRFGGEEFLLLLPDSDAKGLEAAARHLLQSVRDNLRGPGGAVTVSIGGALLRQDEPWSLWLQRADQCLYRAKSEGRDRIIIDDGRTSPAGLDLTTL, from the coding sequence ATGTTCAAGCGACTGCGCAACAACTTCCAGCTATCCATCATCACCCTGATGGGCATCATCGGCGTGCTCGGCATCACGCCCTATGCCATCTATCGCCTGCTGCAGGGCAATTACCTGGTAGGCATCGCCGATACCATCATAGTGCTGTCGACCCTGGCCGCCGTGGTCTACGCCTGGCGCACCGGCGACACGGAAAAACCCGGCCTGTACCTGGCCGGAGTCTTCTCCGTGGGCGCCACGCTGATCGCCATCAACCTGGGGGTCAACGGCCTGTTCTGGATCTACCCGCTGATCCTCTTCAACTTCTTCATGGTCTCGCCGGGCAAGGCGATAGTCGCCACCCTGCTGGTACTGGCCGGCCTGGTCGGCCACGCCCTCTGGGTGCCCGGCAGCGTGTTCGACAGCCACTACCAGATGGTCTCTTTCCTGGTGACCAACGCCATGGCCGGCGTGCTGACCTTCATCTTCGCCTACCGCACCCGCACCCAGCGCGACCAGCTGCAACTGCTGGCCATCCAGGACCCGCTTACCGGGGCGCGCAACCGCCGGGCGATGAACGAGGAACTGAAGATCGCCGTCGCCAGCAAGCGCCGTCACGGCCGCCCCTATGGCGTACTGGCAATGGACCTGGACCACTTCAAGCAGATCAACGACCTCTACGGCCACCACGCCGGCGACCAGGTACTGGTGGACTTCGTCCAGCTGATCAAGGCCGGCTCGCGCCAGGAAGACCGGCTGTTCCGCTTTGGCGGCGAGGAGTTCCTACTGCTCCTGCCGGACAGCGATGCCAAGGGCCTGGAAGCCGCGGCGCGGCACCTGCTGCAGAGCGTGCGCGACAACCTGCGCGGCCCCGGCGGGGCGGTGACGGTATCCATCGGCGGCGCCCTGCTGCGCCAGGACGAGCCCTGGAGCCTGTGGCTGCAGCGCGCCGACCAGTGCCTGTACCGGGCCAAGAGCGAGGGGCGCGACCGCATCATCATCGACGACGGCCGGACCAGCCCGGCCGGCCTGGACCTGACTACACTGTAG
- a CDS encoding endonuclease, which translates to MPMRCALLLFCCFALSALAAPPRTFSEAKKIAWRLYAPQSLEFYCGCRYSGKRVDLHSCGYRPRKNPQRAARIEWEHLVPAWVIGHQRRCWQQGGRAHCARHDATFRQAEADLFNLVPSIGEINGDRSNLPFAWLPQQPSQYGACPMVVDFEAGKAMPRPRVRGMIARTYFYMSQRYGLRLSRQERQLFTAWSRHYPVQPWERQRNQRIACIMGWGNPFVGAVDLRRCP; encoded by the coding sequence ATGCCCATGCGCTGTGCCCTGCTGTTGTTCTGCTGTTTCGCCCTGTCCGCCCTCGCCGCCCCACCGCGCACCTTCAGCGAAGCCAAGAAGATCGCCTGGCGGCTCTATGCCCCGCAGTCGCTGGAGTTCTATTGCGGCTGCCGCTATAGCGGCAAGCGGGTCGACCTGCACAGCTGCGGCTACCGGCCGCGCAAGAACCCGCAGCGCGCCGCCCGCATCGAATGGGAACACCTGGTACCGGCCTGGGTCATCGGCCACCAGCGCCGCTGCTGGCAGCAGGGCGGGCGCGCGCACTGTGCCCGCCACGACGCGACCTTCCGCCAGGCCGAGGCGGACCTGTTCAACCTGGTGCCGAGCATCGGCGAGATCAACGGCGACCGCAGCAACCTGCCCTTCGCCTGGCTGCCACAGCAGCCGAGCCAGTATGGCGCCTGCCCGATGGTGGTAGACTTCGAGGCCGGCAAGGCGATGCCGCGCCCGCGGGTACGCGGCATGATCGCGCGCACCTACTTCTACATGAGTCAGCGTTATGGCCTGCGCCTGTCGAGGCAGGAACGCCAGCTGTTCACGGCTTGGAGCCGGCACTACCCGGTGCAGCCCTGGGAGCGCCAACGCAACCAGCGCATTGCCTGCATCATGGGCTGGGGCAACCCTTTCGTCGGCGCCGTCGACCTGCGCCGCTGCCCCTGA
- a CDS encoding protein kinase produces the protein MSDTLLEIPGYRVHGQLGKGGMAEVFLATQESLHRKVAIKVLRSAEDQTFSQRFVKEAHIVASLNHPSIITIHDIDQLADGRHYLAMEFLPGGDLARHKGELFAPERALQIVRQVASGLAVVHDKGLVHRDVKPANILFRGDGTAVLTDFGVAKDVDIDSELTQFGVAVGSPAYSSPEQAQCQPLDARSDIYSLGVILLEMLTGNNPYRGGNYTQTVVNHVQMEPPPLPDSLGAFRGVLARMLAKQPEERFADCRALLAALDEVELSDLEQTQLRPALPLPEAAAVAQKPRKRRSAMPLLVVLSVLVLLGTLASAGLYIQQQRQIAVLLEQAEQRFAAGQLSEPAQDSAEHYFNQVLAIDAGSDEALAGLQRIREVRIGALLQQAEQRLADGLLTEPAGDNADHYFRQALLIDPQHAAALDGLQRVLAARIARYLQLAERSIADKRLLLPAEDSAVHYYRQILGWAPDNADALAGLNRVALLYRDLAKGAYRRGDFPGALAMIERGLEAEPQNAELLRMHGEHQQLLAEARAASARAAAERAAREEQERQSNPLKRAWNNIFGQ, from the coding sequence ATGAGCGACACTTTGCTTGAAATTCCCGGTTATCGCGTGCACGGCCAGCTGGGCAAGGGCGGCATGGCCGAAGTCTTCCTCGCCACCCAGGAGTCGCTGCATCGAAAGGTGGCGATCAAGGTGCTGCGCAGTGCCGAGGACCAGACCTTCAGCCAGCGCTTCGTCAAGGAAGCGCACATAGTCGCCTCGCTCAATCATCCGTCGATCATCACCATCCACGATATCGACCAGCTGGCCGATGGCCGCCACTACCTGGCCATGGAGTTCCTCCCCGGCGGCGACCTGGCCCGGCACAAGGGCGAGCTGTTCGCTCCCGAGCGTGCCCTGCAGATCGTCCGCCAGGTCGCCAGCGGCCTGGCCGTGGTCCATGACAAGGGCCTGGTGCACCGCGATGTGAAGCCGGCCAACATCCTCTTCCGCGGCGACGGTACCGCCGTGCTCACCGACTTCGGCGTGGCCAAGGATGTGGACATCGACAGCGAGCTGACCCAGTTCGGCGTGGCCGTCGGCAGCCCGGCCTACAGCAGCCCGGAGCAGGCCCAATGCCAGCCCCTGGACGCGCGCAGCGACATCTACAGCCTGGGTGTGATCCTTCTGGAGATGCTCACCGGCAACAACCCCTATCGCGGCGGCAACTACACCCAGACCGTGGTCAACCACGTGCAGATGGAGCCGCCACCTCTGCCCGATAGCCTGGGTGCCTTCCGTGGCGTGCTCGCACGCATGCTGGCGAAGCAGCCCGAGGAGCGCTTCGCCGACTGCCGCGCGCTGCTCGCCGCACTGGACGAGGTGGAGCTGAGCGACCTGGAGCAGACCCAGCTGCGCCCGGCGCTGCCGCTGCCCGAGGCGGCAGCCGTGGCGCAGAAGCCGCGCAAGCGCCGTTCGGCCATGCCGCTGCTGGTGGTGCTGAGCGTGCTGGTGCTGCTCGGTACCCTGGCTTCGGCCGGCCTGTATATCCAGCAGCAGCGGCAGATCGCCGTGCTGCTCGAGCAGGCCGAGCAGCGCTTCGCCGCCGGCCAGCTGAGCGAGCCGGCGCAGGACAGTGCCGAGCACTACTTCAACCAGGTGCTGGCCATCGACGCTGGCAGCGACGAGGCCCTGGCCGGTCTGCAGCGCATCCGCGAGGTGCGCATCGGCGCGCTGCTGCAGCAGGCCGAGCAGCGCCTGGCTGACGGCCTGCTGACCGAGCCGGCCGGGGACAACGCCGACCACTATTTCCGCCAGGCCCTGCTGATCGACCCGCAGCACGCGGCCGCCCTCGATGGCCTGCAACGCGTGCTGGCCGCGCGCATCGCCCGCTATCTGCAGCTGGCCGAACGCAGCATCGCCGACAAGCGCTTGCTGCTGCCTGCCGAAGACAGCGCCGTGCACTATTACCGGCAGATTCTCGGTTGGGCGCCGGACAATGCCGATGCCCTGGCCGGCCTCAATCGCGTGGCCCTGCTGTACCGCGACCTGGCCAAGGGCGCCTACCGGCGTGGCGACTTCCCCGGTGCCCTGGCCATGATCGAGCGCGGCCTCGAGGCCGAGCCGCAGAATGCCGAGCTGCTGAGGATGCACGGCGAGCACCAGCAACTGCTCGCCGAGGCCCGTGCCGCCAGTGCGCGTGCGGCCGCCGAGCGGGCCGCGCGCGAGGAACAGGAGCGCCAGAGCAACCCGCTCAAGCGCGCCTGGAACAATATCTTCGGCCAGTGA
- a CDS encoding PP2C family serine/threonine-protein phosphatase, producing MLTEQFLVYAAQSVAGRVRAHNEDAVLCQPRLGLWAVADGMGGHQCGEVASALALEQLQQAIETGSDLEQAIHAANRAILAAVQEEGGRRMGSTLVAVRIAEADFEVAWVGDSRAYRISLDGIERLTRDHSWVQAMIDAGEMSAEQARQHPRRNIVTQCLGQDVQALEVGRVQGSLAPGELLLLCSDGLSGELEDEQILALCAAAATLDELVERLVGLANQQGGRDNISCIVLGRSLADTAATDARPRNFISRWLQSRKH from the coding sequence GTGCTCACCGAGCAGTTCCTGGTGTATGCGGCGCAGAGCGTCGCGGGGCGGGTGCGTGCGCACAACGAGGACGCCGTGCTGTGCCAGCCGCGACTCGGCCTGTGGGCGGTGGCCGATGGCATGGGCGGACACCAGTGCGGCGAAGTCGCCAGCGCCCTGGCCCTGGAACAATTGCAGCAGGCGATCGAGACCGGCAGTGACCTGGAACAGGCCATCCACGCCGCCAACCGGGCCATTCTCGCTGCGGTGCAGGAGGAGGGCGGGCGGCGCATGGGCAGCACCCTGGTGGCCGTGCGCATCGCCGAGGCGGACTTCGAGGTGGCCTGGGTCGGCGACAGCCGCGCCTACCGCATCAGCCTGGACGGCATCGAGCGCCTGACCCGTGACCACAGCTGGGTGCAGGCGATGATCGACGCCGGCGAGATGAGCGCCGAGCAGGCCCGCCAGCATCCGCGGCGCAACATCGTCACCCAGTGCCTGGGGCAGGACGTGCAGGCCCTGGAGGTCGGCCGCGTACAGGGCAGCCTGGCGCCCGGCGAGTTGCTGCTGCTGTGCAGCGACGGCCTCAGTGGCGAGCTGGAGGATGAGCAGATCCTGGCGCTCTGCGCCGCGGCCGCGACCCTCGACGAACTGGTCGAGCGGCTGGTGGGGCTGGCCAACCAGCAGGGCGGCAGAGACAATATCTCCTGCATCGTGCTGGGCCGCAGCCTGGCCGACACGGCGGCAACCGACGCCCGGCCGCGCAACTTCATCAGCCGCTGGCTGCAATCGCGCAAGCACTAA
- a CDS encoding FHA domain-containing protein, with protein sequence MLKLHFKDSRQAPIWLVEERFTLGRDKRNTLALDDAGISAFHAEIRQENGLYYVSDCDSELGTFVNDERIASRYQLRSGDSLRLGEVELQLSDPAKAKPRNEASQRWFLQVIQGEHEGKKFHVSGSMTFGRSVKCELCFSDAQLSRRHCEFFLKDDVLEVKDLASANGLLVNGEKTGAAVLKPGDQVRMGSVTLLVIGPRVEVQAVEEENEDATLFVRAVDLPKPAAGKASRPGAAPTINPLRAAAQAQAAPAPAGKRGAALLPLGLGLVLLAAALGGALLLL encoded by the coding sequence ATGCTCAAGCTGCACTTCAAGGACAGCCGTCAGGCGCCCATCTGGCTGGTCGAGGAACGCTTCACCCTCGGGCGCGACAAGCGCAATACCCTGGCCCTGGATGATGCCGGGATCAGCGCCTTCCATGCCGAGATCCGCCAGGAAAATGGCCTCTACTACGTCAGTGACTGCGACAGCGAGCTGGGCACCTTCGTCAACGACGAGCGTATCGCCAGCCGCTACCAGTTGCGCTCCGGCGACAGCCTGCGCCTTGGCGAAGTGGAGCTGCAGCTGAGCGATCCGGCCAAGGCCAAGCCGCGCAACGAGGCCAGCCAGCGCTGGTTCCTGCAGGTGATCCAGGGTGAGCACGAGGGCAAGAAGTTCCACGTCAGCGGCTCCATGACCTTCGGCCGCTCGGTGAAGTGCGAGCTGTGCTTCAGCGATGCCCAGCTGTCGCGCCGGCACTGCGAGTTCTTCCTCAAGGACGATGTGCTGGAGGTCAAGGACCTGGCCTCGGCCAATGGCCTGCTGGTCAATGGCGAGAAGACCGGCGCCGCCGTGCTCAAGCCCGGTGACCAGGTGCGCATGGGCTCGGTGACCCTGCTGGTGATCGGTCCGCGGGTCGAGGTGCAGGCGGTGGAGGAGGAGAACGAGGACGCCACCCTGTTCGTGCGTGCCGTCGACCTGCCCAAGCCGGCGGCCGGCAAAGCGTCCAGGCCCGGTGCCGCGCCCACCATCAATCCGCTGCGCGCGGCCGCCCAGGCTCAGGCCGCGCCGGCGCCGGCCGGCAAGCGCGGAGCGGCGCTGCTGCCGCTCGGCCTCGGCCTGGTGCTGTTGGCGGCGGCCCTGGGCGGGGCGCTGCTGCTGTTGTGA
- a CDS encoding substrate-binding periplasmic protein, whose amino-acid sequence MTGDQYPPFTGQALPNGGMLTELVLLALHEANHQPQLAWLPWKRGYQATLKGQFDATFPYLPSAEREAEFLYSAALYETTQKVFSRSDQPLEPDQLSDKRLCLPLGWQPPKPLLPLLQSGRLQRHEPQDLSTCARLIALGRDDFFVADDLLGQRAIRQAGLGVDALRESRATLARNSLHLIVPRNRPGARELIAQFDASLRRLRDNGTYARILRSHREHALNAH is encoded by the coding sequence GTGACCGGTGATCAGTACCCACCCTTCACCGGGCAGGCACTGCCCAATGGCGGCATGCTCACCGAGCTGGTCCTGCTGGCGTTGCACGAGGCGAACCACCAGCCCCAACTGGCCTGGCTGCCCTGGAAACGCGGCTACCAGGCCACGCTCAAGGGCCAGTTCGATGCCACCTTCCCCTATCTGCCCTCGGCGGAGCGCGAGGCCGAATTCCTCTACTCCGCAGCGCTCTACGAAACCACCCAGAAAGTCTTCAGCCGCAGCGACCAGCCCCTGGAGCCTGACCAGCTGAGTGACAAGCGCCTGTGCCTGCCGCTCGGCTGGCAACCGCCAAAGCCTCTGCTGCCACTGCTGCAGTCAGGTCGCCTGCAGCGCCATGAGCCTCAGGACCTCAGCACCTGCGCCAGGCTGATCGCCCTGGGCCGCGACGACTTCTTCGTGGCCGACGACCTGCTCGGCCAGCGCGCCATCCGCCAGGCCGGCCTGGGCGTCGATGCACTGCGCGAATCCCGGGCGACCCTGGCGCGCAACAGCCTGCACCTGATCGTGCCGCGCAATCGCCCGGGGGCCAGGGAGCTGATCGCGCAGTTCGACGCTTCGCTACGCCGGCTGCGCGACAACGGCACCTATGCGCGCATCCTGCGCAGCCACCGCGAACACGCGCTCAACGCGCACTAG